The Pseudodesulfovibrio sp. zrk46 genome contains a region encoding:
- a CDS encoding histidinol-phosphate transaminase: MRNTRYLSNFTLKAMSVGSGDYVSRDHDELAHIEMLKKKHGLETVYRFDIGKNTDGFSPRVRRELDKPDFQNGVLNLTDDYPDNHYVQLRGQLSRRYKLPPEWFAISAGLESMIDHIARSVFNPGDTYLLPVPNFSVFEDMSKRTMAHPVEVPLGDDLQWTGETVHRLIREMKQVQPRLVWISNPVNPTGQLIPKELIERVVRAAGLFGVLVVVDEAYGEYTDHDKVFVSAASMLKGNPQLVVLRTFSKMFGLPSARVGYMMSSQRELVDAVNMYRPMFPFSWFSLHLAQVAIGDEAHVRMSRRRVARRRRAFFDAVSDLADFQFLPTQVNTVMFRHTGLRAHELTDLLEEKGILTANLNGVAGIRNRGFLRMTLRSHKDNEVFVSACREVQRRVCQ, translated from the coding sequence ATGCGCAATACCCGATACCTCTCTAACTTCACCCTGAAGGCCATGTCTGTCGGTTCCGGCGACTACGTCTCTCGCGACCATGATGAGTTGGCGCATATTGAAATGCTCAAGAAGAAGCATGGGCTGGAAACGGTTTATCGCTTTGATATCGGCAAAAACACGGACGGATTCTCCCCGCGTGTTCGTCGGGAGCTGGACAAGCCTGATTTCCAGAACGGCGTACTTAATCTGACCGATGACTATCCCGACAACCATTATGTGCAGCTGCGCGGTCAGTTGTCGCGCCGCTACAAGCTGCCGCCCGAATGGTTCGCCATCAGCGCCGGGCTGGAGTCCATGATCGATCACATCGCCCGTTCGGTGTTCAATCCCGGCGACACCTACCTCTTGCCGGTGCCGAATTTTTCAGTGTTCGAGGATATGTCGAAGCGCACTATGGCCCATCCGGTGGAGGTGCCTCTCGGGGATGACCTGCAGTGGACCGGGGAAACCGTGCATCGGTTGATCCGCGAGATGAAGCAGGTGCAGCCCCGCCTGGTGTGGATCAGTAATCCGGTCAATCCTACCGGGCAGCTTATTCCCAAGGAGCTGATCGAGCGGGTGGTGCGTGCCGCGGGACTCTTCGGTGTGCTTGTGGTGGTGGACGAGGCCTATGGCGAATACACGGATCACGACAAGGTCTTTGTTTCGGCCGCTTCCATGTTGAAGGGAAACCCGCAACTGGTGGTGCTGCGGACCTTCTCCAAGATGTTCGGCCTGCCGAGCGCGCGGGTGGGCTACATGATGTCGTCCCAGCGCGAACTGGTGGACGCGGTGAACATGTACCGCCCCATGTTCCCGTTCTCATGGTTTTCCCTGCATCTGGCTCAGGTCGCCATCGGCGATGAAGCCCATGTGCGCATGTCCCGCCGCCGGGTGGCGCGCCGCCGTCGCGCCTTCTTCGATGCCGTGTCTGATCTCGCCGATTTCCAGTTCCTGCCCACGCAGGTGAACACCGTTATGTTCCGTCACACCGGGCTGCGAGCGCATGAACTGACGGACCTGCTTGAGGAGAAGGGCATCTTGACGGCCAATCTGAATGGCGTGGCTGGTATCCGAAACCGCGGCTTTCTGCGCATGACCTTGCGCAGCCACAAGGATAACGAAGTGTTTGTCAGCGCCTGCCGCGAGGTGCAACGGAGGGTTTGCCAGTAG
- a CDS encoding (Fe-S)-binding protein — translation MRNVRAMTSDCILCGKCLEVCPLINATQREELGPRAKAELYAMLSEDESLLVAEDAARLASLCLGCHRCKKVCSKGVDVPGLVAALRGAHPNFKSWLWKTWLTNAKSLWGKSATAAKLIPEEFRPDKFGPFLKMLAGLKGGPGLTPFLQPDSFPDTYRGEKMLLFAGCTANYVQGRWLMTALRLLDGLGVEVLPGDFQCCGGGLKGAGFAEEAGVMAKHNVDVWRKAGKPKVVTFCASCRSSLTGYDQFRDEAERGDWAESLVPLSSLLQDVVVSASNDAPESLGYHRPCHVDAMDSDYTFLKAALDDRLTVDTRKECCGFGGLMKLGAPELSTKVNTVCWDRLAGAEIVVTGCSACATQLAATAPENVSVGHWLELLQ, via the coding sequence ATGCGTAATGTGCGGGCCATGACAAGCGATTGCATCCTCTGCGGAAAATGTCTTGAAGTGTGCCCGCTCATTAACGCGACCCAGCGTGAGGAGTTGGGGCCGCGCGCCAAGGCCGAGCTCTACGCCATGTTGAGCGAGGACGAGTCGTTGCTGGTGGCCGAAGACGCGGCCCGACTTGCGAGCCTCTGCCTTGGGTGTCACCGCTGCAAAAAGGTCTGCTCCAAGGGCGTGGACGTCCCCGGCTTGGTGGCGGCGCTGCGCGGTGCGCATCCGAATTTCAAGTCCTGGCTGTGGAAGACATGGCTCACCAACGCCAAGTCCCTGTGGGGCAAAAGCGCCACAGCAGCCAAGCTCATTCCCGAAGAATTTCGTCCGGACAAGTTCGGCCCCTTCCTCAAAATGCTGGCAGGCCTCAAGGGTGGCCCCGGCCTGACGCCATTCCTGCAACCCGACTCATTCCCCGATACCTACCGCGGAGAAAAGATGCTCCTGTTCGCAGGCTGCACTGCCAATTACGTGCAGGGCCGTTGGCTTATGACCGCACTTCGCCTGCTGGATGGCCTCGGAGTAGAAGTCCTGCCCGGCGATTTCCAATGCTGCGGAGGCGGGCTCAAAGGGGCGGGCTTTGCCGAAGAGGCGGGCGTAATGGCGAAGCACAACGTGGATGTCTGGCGTAAGGCAGGCAAACCGAAAGTGGTGACGTTCTGTGCGTCGTGTCGTTCTTCGCTGACCGGGTATGATCAGTTCCGCGATGAAGCAGAGAGGGGCGATTGGGCGGAATCGCTGGTCCCCCTGTCTTCCTTGTTGCAGGATGTTGTTGTTTCGGCATCCAATGATGCACCGGAAAGTTTGGGCTATCATCGCCCATGTCATGTGGATGCGATGGATTCGGATTACACTTTTCTCAAGGCTGCCCTCGATGATCGGCTGACCGTGGATACCCGTAAGGAATGTTGCGGCTTTGGCGGCCTCATGAAGCTCGGCGCGCCCGAGCTGTCCACCAAAGTCAATACCGTGTGCTGGGACCGTCTTGCCGGAGCCGAGATCGTGGTCACTGGTTGTTCGGCCTGCGCCACGCAACTTGCAGCAACTGCGCCGGAGAACGTGTCGGTGGGGCATTGGCTGGAATTGTTACAATAA